The Linepithema humile isolate Giens D197 chromosome 7, Lhum_UNIL_v1.0, whole genome shotgun sequence genome has a window encoding:
- the ACC gene encoding acetyl-CoA carboxylase isoform X3, with amino-acid sequence MTEQERGDEPNLKEERATPPRKIRHRPSMSQGTVMIQAQNRLQEKDFTVATPEEFVHRFGGTRVINKVLIANNGIAAVKCMRSIRRWSYEMFKNERAVRFVVMVTPEDLKANAEYIKMADQYVPVSGGTNNNNYANVELIVDIAIRTQVHAVWAGWGHASENPKLPELLHKNNICFIGPSEKAMWALGDKIASSIVAQTADVPTLPWSGSELKAHYNGKKIKISSELFKKGCVASVEECLAAANKIGFPIMVKASEGGGGKGIRKVENAEELPALFRQVQTEIPGSPIFIMKLAKCARHLEVQLLADNYGNAISLFGRDCSIQRRHQKIIEEAPAVIAKSEVFEEMEKAAVRLAKMVGYVSAGTVEYLYDTAGRYYFLELNPRLQVEHPCTEMVSDVNLPAAQLQIAMGLPLHHIKDIRLLYGESPWGDNSIDFDQPRHKPQPWGHVIAARITSENPDEGFKPSSGTVQELNFRSSKNVWGYFSVGAAGGLHEFADSQFGHCFSWGEDRNQARENLVVALKELSIRGDFRTTVEYLITLLETESFQQNNIDTAWLDLLIAERVRSDKPDVLLAVTCGALHIGDRTITAAFTGFQTALEKGQIQASNDLDNVVDIELINDGFKYRVQAAKSGPNSYFLVMNGSYKEVEVHRMSDGGLLLSLDGASFTTYMREEVDRYRIVIGNQTCIFEKDNDPSLLRSPSAGKLINFLVEDGGHVGAGQAYAEIEVMKMVMTVTASEAGSVFYVKRPGAILEAGTMIAHLELDDPSLVTKAQEYTGQFPAPVAPAVPEKLNHLHAKYRNALENTLAGYCLPDLYHLPRLRELIEKFMCSLRDPNLPLLELQEVIATISGRIPVSVEKKIRKLMSLYERNITSILAQFPSQQIAAVIDGHAATLSKRAERDVFFLTTQAIVQLVQRYRNGIRGRMKTAVHELLRQYYTVESQFQQGHYDKCVSALITKYKDDVATVTGMIFSHNQVTKKNVLVTMLIDHLWANEPGLTDELSSTLTELTSLNRTEHSRVALRARQVLIAAHQPAYELRHNQMESIFLSAVDMYGHDFHPENLQKLILSETSIFDILHDFFYHSNRAVCNAALEVYVRRAYISYDLTCLQHLELSGEIPLVYFQFVLPSNHPNRQNQSLVDHRAGAMAAFQDLDEFSQYTDEILDLLEDLSSPTPVVCAKLLEAVEAGGSESRHSTSINVSLSTGEATAAAAAATAAATNKSIEPVHILSIAVRENGTEDDATMARLFGDWCANNKEELISRGIRRVTFAALKRRYFPKFFTFRQRDGFVEDRIYRHLEPGCAFQLELNRMRTYDLEALPTSNQKMHLYLGQAKVAKGQQVTDYRFFIRSIIRHSDLITKEASFDYLHNEGERVLLEAMDELEVAFSHPLAKRTECNHIFLNFVPTVIMDPSRIEESVTSMVLRYGPRLWKLHVRQAEIKMTIRPAPGKPTSNVRLCIANDSGYSIDLHLYTEATDPKTGIIRFESYPPVAANAANWRPGPMHGLPISTPYLTKDYLQAKRFQAQSAGTTYVYDLPDMFRQQVEKLWQRHIEERPLSAEGQNSIAIPNPVMDVVELVLEAEQLVEQKRLPGENDVGMVAWRLTLYTPECPNGRDVILIANDLTYLLGSFGPREDLLFCRASERARSLGCPRIYFSANSGARIGLAEEVKAHFRIAWEDENEPEKGFKYIYLTPDDYARLAPLNSVKASLIEDPAGESRYKITDIIGKDDGIGVENLKYAGLIAGETSRAYSEIITISIVSCRAIGIGAYLLRLGQRVIQIENSHIILTGYRALNAVLGREVYASNNQLGGTQIMHNNGVSHAIDARDLDAVATALNWLSYFPKSKGAPLPILPSITDPIDREITYMPTKTAYDPRWMLEGRNCTETNVWESGFFDRGSWHEIMGPWAQTVVTGRARLGGIPCGVIAVETRTVELHLPADPANLDSEAKTISQAGQVWFPDSAYKTAQAIQDFGKEELPLFIFANWRGFSGGMKDMYEQIVKFGAYIVDGLRQYSKPVFVYIPPNGELRGGAWAVVDPTINPRFMEMFAENTSRGGILEADAIVEIKFRTKDILKTMHRIDPIIHQLKEKLSTASTEERTELEAQIRKREQLLEPMYRQAAVHFADLHDTPERMFEKNTIQEIIPWKKARPLFYWRLRRRLLEEEIKDEILSTQPNLDVRQVGAMLRRWFIEDKGATESYLWDQDEATAYWLEAQRKTDDSVLSRNITCVKRDAVVTRIKEALEVCPEVRLDAVLEIVHRLQPTERAELQRTLSQLETTGQEHHKDSS; translated from the exons GCCCAGCATGTCGCAGGGTACGGTGATGATTCAAGCGCAGAATCGGTTGCAAGAAAAGGACTTCACCGTCGCTACACCCGAAGAATTTGTCCATCGCTTTGGAGGCACCCGAGTCATCAACAAG GTGCTGATCGCCAACAATGGTATCGCGGCAGTAAAATGTATGCGATCGATACGACGATGGTCGTACGAGATGTTTAAAAACGAGAGAGCCGTGCGTTTCGTCGTGATGGTTACGCCGGAAGATTTAAAAGCGAATGCGGAGTACATCAAAATGGCAGATCAGTACGTGCCTGTATCCGGCGGGACCAACAACAACAATTACGCTAACGTGGAACTGATCGTCGATATCGCGATACGTACTCAAGTCCACGCAGTTTGGGCCGGATGGGGCCACGCTTCGGAAAATCCTAAGCTTCCGGAACTGCTCCACAAAAATAACATCTGCTTTATtg GACCATCCGAAAAAGCCATGTGGGCTTTGGGTGACAAAATCGCATCTAGCATCGTCGCACAAACCGCGGATGTGCCGACCCTTCCTTGGTCGGGATCGGAATTGAAAGCGCATTATAACGGGAAAAAGATCAAGATATCGTcggaactttttaaaaaaggatGCGTCGCCAGCGTAGAGGAGTGTCTAGCAGCTGCTAATAAAATTGGCTTTCCAATTATGGTGAAGGCGAGTGAAGGTGGCGGCGGCAAAGGAATTAGAAAGGTTGAAAACGCGGAGGAATTGCCCGCTTTATTTAG ACAGGTGCAAACTGAAATACCCGGCTCGCCGATATTCATTATGAAGCTAGCCAAATGCGCTCGTCACTTGGAAGTGCAATTGTTGGCCGATAATTACGGTAACGCGATATCATTGTTCGGACGCGATTGCTCTATCCAAAGGAGACATCAAAAAATCATTGAGGAAGCGCCAGCCGTGATCGCCAAGTCGGAAGTTTTTGAAGAGATGGAAAAA GCTGCTGTGAGATTAGCAAAAATGGTGGGATATGTCAGTGCGGGTACCGTCGAATATCTGTACGACACAGCCGGCCGATATTACTTCTTGGAGTTGAATCCTCGTCTGCAAGTGGAGCATCCTTGCACCGAAATGGTGTCGGATGTGAACTTGCCCGCGGCCCAATTGCAGATAGCTATGGGTTTACCGTTACACCACATCAAAGATATACGTCTGCTGTACGGTGAAAGTCCGTGGGGCGACAACTCGATCGATTTCGATCAGCCGCGTCACAAGCCGCAGCCGTGGGGCCACGTTATTGCGGCTAGAATTACCAGCGAGAATCCCGATGAAG GCTTCAAGCCGAGTTCGGGCACGGTGCAGGAGCTGAATTTTCGATCGTCGAAAAACGTGTGGGGCTATTTCTCGGTCGGAGCTGCGGGAGGACTTCACGAGTTCGCGGACTCTCAGTTCGGCCATTGCTTCTCGTGGGGTGAAGATCGGAATCAAGCTAGAGAAAATTTGGTCGTAGCCTTGAAGGAATTGAGTATTAGGGGCGATTTTCGAACAACGGTCGAATATCTCATCACTTTGCTGGAGACTGAATCCTTCCAACAGAATAACATAGACACGGCTTGGCTCGATTTGCTGATCGCCGAGCGTGTTCGGAGCGACAAACCGGACGTCTTGCTAGCCGTCACCTGCGGAGCGCTTCACATTGGCGACAGAACGATCACGGCTGCTTTCACTGGATTTCAGACGGCCCTGGAAAAAGGCCAAATACAGGCTAGCAACGATTTAGATAACGTCGTTGAT ATAGAGCTTATTAACGATGGATTCAAGTACAGAGTACAAGCTGCCAAATCCGGCCCCAATAGCTATTTCCTTGTGATGAACGGTTCTTACAAGGAGGTTGAGGTGCACCGCATGTCGGACGGAGGGTTGCTGCTTTCGCTGGACGGCGCCAGTTTCACGACCTACATGCGGGAGGAGGTGGACCGTTATAGAATCGTCATTGGAAACCAGACGTGTATTTTCGAGAAGGACAACGATCCGTCCTTGCTGAGGTCGCCGTCAGCCggcaaattgataaatttccTGGTCGAGGACGGCGGCCACGTGGGCGCTGGCCAGGCATACGCCGAAATCGAGGTGATGAAAATGGTGATGACCGTTACCGCCAGTGAGGCGGGCAGCGTCTTCTACGTGAAGAGACCCGGCGCGATATTGGAAGCCGGCACGATGATCGCCCATCTCGAGCTAGACGATCCTTCGTTGGTGACGAAGGCGCAGGAATACACGGGACAGTTTCCCGCGCCAGTGGCGCCTGCCGTACCGGAGAAGCTCAATCACCTTCACGCCAAGTATCGGAACGCTTTGGAAAATACACTGGCCGGCTACTGTTTACCGGATCTGTATCATCTGCCGCGTCTGCGGGAGTTGATCGAGAAGTTCATGTGCTCGTTGCGCGATCCGAATTTGCCGCTGCTGGAACTGCAGGAGGTGATTGCGACGATATCCGGCCGAATTCCCGTCTCGGTGGAGAAAAAGATTCGCAAGCTAATGTCTCTGTACGAGCGCAACATCACGTCGATCTTGGCGCAATTCCCCAGCCAGCAGATTGCAGCCGTGATCGACGGACACGCAGCGACTCTGTCCAAAAGAGCCGAGCGAGACGTCTTCTTCCTGACCACTCAAGCCATAGTGCAGCTGGTGCAGAGATATCGGAACGGTATACGCGGCCGAATGAAGACCGCCGTGCACGAGCTCCTCCGGCAATATTACACAGTCGAGAGCCAATTTCAACAGGGTCACTACGACAAGTGCGTTTCTGCGCTGATAACAAAATACAAGGACGATGTGGCGACTGTGACCGGCATGATCTTCAGTCATAATCAAGTGACGAAGAAGAACGTTCTGGTCACTATGCTGATCGATCATCTGTGGGCGAACGAGCCCGGCCTCACCGACGAGCTCTCGAGCACCCTGACGGAACTGACCAGTCTGAATCGTACGGAGCACAGTCGCGTGGCGTTGAGAGCCCGACAGGTGTTGATCGCCGCCCATCAACCCGCCTACGAGCTCAGGCACAATCAGATGGAGTCCATATTTCTCTCCGCGGTGGATATGTACGGGCACGACTTCCATCCGGAGAATCTGCAGAAACTCATTCTTTCGGAAACGTCCATCTTCGACATACTTCACGATTTCTTCTATCACTCCAATCGCGCGGTGTGCAACGCGGCCTTGGAAGTCTACGTGCGGCGTGCTTACATCAGCTACGATCTCACGTGTCTGCAGCACTTGGAGCTGTCCGGCGAGATCCCGTTGGTTTACTTCCAGTTCGTTTTGCCCAGCAATCATCCCAATCGCCAGAATCAGTCGTTGGTGGATCACAGAGCCGGCGCGATGGCGGCCTTTCAGGATCTCGACGAGTTCAGCCAGTACACAGACGAGATTTTGGATTTGTTGGAGGATCTGTCGAGCCCCACGCCAGTAGTGTGCGCGAAACTGTTGGAGGCGGTGGAGGCCGGTGGCAGCGAGTCGCGGCATAGCACGTCGATCAACGTATCGTTGAGCACGGGGGAGGcgacagcggcggcggcggccgcgACGGCGGCCGCGACCAACAAGTCCATCGAGCCGGTTCACATACTGAGCATCGCGGTCAGAGAGAACGGCACCGAGGACGATGCCACGATGGCGAGACTGTTCGGAGATTGGTGCGCGAACAACAAGGAGGAGCTGATATCCCGCGGCATTCGAAGGGTGACATTTGCCGCCCTCAAGAGAAGATACTTCCCCAAGTTCTTTACATTCCGTCAGCGAGACGGCTTCGTCGAGGACCGAATTTATCGGCATCTCGAGCCCGGTTGCGCCTTCCAATTGGAATTAAATCGCATGCGAACGTACGATCTCGAGGCTCTTCCGACTTCCAATCAGAAGATGCATCTGTATCTCGGCCAGGCGAAGGTCGCCAAGGGTCAGCAGGTCACGGATTATCGCTTCTTTATTCGCTCGATCATACGACACTCCGATCTCATCACGAAGGAGGCCAGCTTCGATTATCTTCACAACGAGGGCGAGCGCGTTCTGCTCGAGGCCATGGACGAGCTGGAGGTCGCGTTCTCGCATCCCCTCGCCAAGCGCACCGAATGTAATCACATTTTCCTGAACTTTGTGCCGACGGTCATCATGGATCCCAGCAGGATAGAGGAGAGCGTGACCAGTATGGTGCTGCGATACGGGCCGAGATTGTGGAAGTTGCACGTCCGACAGGCGGAGATCAAGATGACGATTCGGCCGGCGCCGGGAAAGCCGACCTCGAACGTGCGCCTATGCATCGCGAACGACAGCGGATACAGCATCGATTTGCATCTCTACACGGAGGCCACCGATCCGAAAACGGGCATTATTCGCTTCGAGTCTTATCCGCCGGTGGCGGCGAACGCGGCGAACTGGAGGCCGGGTCCGATGCACGGACTTCCGATCTCTACGCCGTATTTGACCAAAGACTATCTTCAAGCTAAGAGATTCCAGGCGCAGAGTGCCGGCACGACTTACGTCTACGATTTGCCGGACATGTTTCGACAGCAAGTGGAGAAACTGTGGCAGAGGCACATCGAGGAGAGACCGCTGAGCGCCGAGGGTCAGAACTCGATCGCGATTCCCAACCCGGTGATGGACGTCGTCGAATTGGTGTTGGAGGCGGAACAATTGGTCGAGCAGAAGCGACTGCCGGGCGAGAACGACGTCGGCATGGTCGCGTGGCGATTGACCTTGTACACACCGGAGTGCCCGAACGGCAGAGATGTCATACTCATCGCCAACGATTTAACGTACTTGTTAGGCTCGTTCGGGCCACGCGAAGATTTGCTGTTTTGCAGAGCTTCCGAGAGGGCGAGATCGCTCGGGTGTCCGCGCATATATTTCTCGGCCAATTCCGGAGCTCGTATCGGTCTGGCCGAGGAGGTGAAGGCCCACTTCAGGATCGCGTGGGAGGACGAGAACGAGCCGGAGAAGGGCTTCAAATATATCTACCTCACGCCGGACGATTACGCGCGCCTGGCGCCCCTCAACTCGGTGAAGGCGTCGCTGATCGAGGATCCCGCGGGCGAATCTCGTTACAAGATCACGGATATCATCGGCAAGGACGACGGTATAGGAGTGGAGAATTTAAAGTACGCCGGTCTGATCGCGGGCGAAACGTCGAGAGCCTACAGCGAGATAATCACCATCTCCATAGTGTCGTGCCGCGCGATCGGTATCGGCGCTTATCTACTGCGTCTCGGCCAACGGGTGATCCAGATTGAAAATTCGCACATCATTCTGACCGGTTACAGGGCGTTGAACGCTGTGCTGGGTCGCGAGGTTTACGCCAGCAACAACCAGCTGGGCGGCACACAGATTATGCACAACAACGGCGTGTCCCACGCGATCGACGCGCGGGATTTGGACGCGGTGGCGACCGCCTTGAACTGGCTCAGTTATTTCCCTAAAAGCAAAGGGGCACCGCTGCCGATTTTACCGTCGATTACAGACCCGATCGACCGGGAGATCACTTACATGCCTACAAAAACGGCGTATGATCCCAGATGGATGCTGGAAGGCAGAAACTGCACCGAAACGAATGTTTGGGAGAGCGGATTCTTCGACCGAGGCTCTTGGCAC GAAATCATGGGACCATGGGCGCAGACGGTGGTGACGGGACGAGCTAGACTCGGCGGTATACCGTGCGGCGTTATCGCCGTGGAAACGAGAACCGTCGAGCTGCATTTACCAGCCGATCCTGCCAATTTAGATTCGGAGGCTAAGACCATATCTCAGGCAGGTCAGGTTTGGTTCCCCGACAGCGCGTACAAAACGGCGCAAGCTATTCAGGATTTCGGCAAGGAGGAATTGCCGTTGTTCATCTTCGCCAATTGGAGAGGCTTTTCCGGAGGCATGAAGG ATATGTACGAGCAAATTGTCAAGTTCGGCGCGTACATCGTGGATGGCTTGCGGCAATACTCGAAGCCAGTATTCGTTTATATTCCGCCGAACGGCGAGCTCAGGGGTGGCGCTTGGGCAGTCGTGGATCCTACGATAAATCCTCGATTTATGGAGATGTTTGCTGAAAATACCAGCAGAGGTGGCATTTTGGAAGCTGACGCAATTGTAGAGATTAAATTCCGAACCAAAGATATATTAAAGACTATGCACAGGATCGATCCGATCATACATCAGTTAAAA GAGAAATTGTCGACCGCAAGCACGGAGGAACGAACTGAGCTTGAAGCGCAGATTCGAAAGCGCGAGCAACTTTTGGAGCCCATGTATCGTCAAGCTGCCGTTCACTTCGCCGATCTGCACGACACGCCGGAGAGAATGTTTGAGAAAAATACGATTCAAGAGATAATACCGTGGAAAAAGGCACGGCCGCTGTTTTATTGGCGACTACGACGAAGACTCCTGGAGGAAGAAATTAAAGACGAAATTTTATCGACGCAACCTAATCTCGACGTTCGGCAAGTAGGAGCGATGCTACGACGCTGGTTTATCGAGGATAAAGGAGCAACGGAATCCTATTTGTGGGATCAAGACGAGGCTACGGCTTACTGGCTAGAAGCGCAACGTAAAACCGACGACAGTGTCTTATCGCGTAACATAACGTGCGTGAAAAGAGACGCGGTGGTGACGCGTATCAAAGAGGCTCTGGAAGTTTGCCCGGAAGTAAGATTGGACGCGGTGTTGGAAATTGTGCACAGATTGCAGCCGACTGAACGGGCGGAGTTGCAAAGAACTTTATCACAGTTAGAGACAACTGGACAGGAACACCACAAGGATTCGTCCTGA